From the Labrus mixtus chromosome 17, fLabMix1.1, whole genome shotgun sequence genome, one window contains:
- the ghrb gene encoding growth hormone receptor b isoform X1, whose translation MFPRQLDTMAATLTLLFLFLHIFSSSALESAPQQVLPQRPPHLTGCFSANMETFRCRWNVGTFQNVSERGDLRLLYINKKPSHPSLKEWSECPHYSTDRPNECFFNENHTSIWTHYSVQLRSKDEAIQYDEKFFQIEDIVQPDPPESLNWTLLNVSLTGSYYDIMVSWKPPQSADVKMGWMTLQYEVHYRDVSSDLWEVIEPVKGTHCSVYGLQTNVNHEVRVRCKMHAGKEFGEFSDSVFVHMPSKVSRFPVVALLIFGALCLVAILMLVVILQQEKLMFILLPPVPGPKIRGIDPELLKKGKLRELTSILGGPADLRPELYNNDPWVEFIDLDIEEQNDRLTDLDTDCLMQPSLCSSSTPLNIGFRDDDSGRASCCDPDLPSDPEASPFHPLIPNQTFSMDELHPDISEPSSPSQSPTTGELPFGTTGSEAMYTLVSEVRSSGKVLLSPEETSEAEETTCKDTGKDTKAKKEKEKKEFQLIVVNHDHGGYTSELNAGQTSPRWSSGDMSQPFETRGDLSLSSPSPYHETDTTPMSPVPPAPVYTVVERVDMQNSLLLTPNSAPAPQLIIPKTMPSPDGYLTPDLLGSVTP comes from the exons ATGTTTCCTCGACAGCTCGACACCATGGCTGCCACTCTCACTCTGCTCTTCCTTTTCCTTCACATCTTCTCCTCTTCAGCGCTGGAATCAGCCCCCCAGCAAG TGCTCCCACAGAGACCTCCACACCTCACTGGCTGCTTCTCTGCCAACATGGAGACTTTCCGCTGCAGATGGAATGTCGGGACGTTTCAAAACGTCTCTGAGCGAGGAGATCTACGCTTACTCTACATCAACAAAAA ACCCTCCCACCCGTCTCTTAAAGAGTGGAGCGAATGTCCTCATTACAGCACCGACAGGCCGAACGAGTGCTTCTTCAATGAGAACCACACATCCATCTGGACGCACTACAGTGTCCAGCTCCGCTCCAAGGATGAAGCCATCCAGTATGATGAGAAATTCTTCCAGATTGAAGACATCG TGCAACCAGATCCTCCAGAGAGCCTGAACTGGACCCTGCTGAATGTGAGTTTGACCGGCTCTTACTATGACATCATGGTGAGCTGGAAGCCGCCTCAGTCTGCAGATGTGAAGATGGGTTGGATGACCCTGCAGTACGAGGTCCATTATCGTGATGTCAGCTCCGACCTGTGGGAAGTG ATTGAGCCTGTGAAAGGCACACATTGCTCCGTCTACGGGCTTCAAACAAACGTCAACCATGAGGTTCGAGTTCGGTGCAAAATGCACGCAGGGAAAGAGTTTGGAGAATTTAGTGACTCTGTGTTCGTCCACATGCCATCTAAAG TGTCTAGATTCCCTGTGGTGGCCCTGCTCATCTTTGGAGCCTTGTGTTTAGTTGCAATCCTGATGTTGGTGGTCATTTTACAGCAGGAAAA GTTGATGTTTATTCTCTTGCCTCCCGTTCCTGGACCTAAAATAAGAGGAATTGACCCCGAGCTACTAAAG AAAGGGAAGCTGAGGGAGTTGACATCCATCCTGGGCGGACCCGCTGATCTGAGGCCTGAGTTGTACAACAACGACCCGTGGGTGGAATTCATCGATCTGGACATCGAGGAACAGAACGACAGACTGACAGACCTGGACACGGACTGTCTCATGCAACCCTCCCTGTGCTCAAGCAGCACTCCCCTCAACATCGGTTTTAGAGACGACGACTCGGGCCGAGCCAGCTGCTGCGACCCGGATCTCCCAAGCGACCCTGAAGCATCACCTTTTCACCCTCTCATCCCAAATCAAACTTTTAGCATGGATGAGTTACATCCTGACATCTCTGAGCCAAGCTCTCCGTCCCAGAGCCCCACCACTGGGGAGCTTCCTTTTGGAACAACAGGCAGCGAAGCGATGTACACTCTGGTGAGTGAGGTGAGGTCGTCTGGCAAGGTGCTGCTGTCACCTGAGGAAACAAGTGAGGCAGAGGAAACCACTTGTAAAGACACAGGGAAAGACACCAAGgccaagaaagagaaagaaaagaaagagtttCAGCTCATCGTGGTGAATCATGATCATGGGGGTTACACTTCAGAACTCAATGCAGGCCAAACTAGCCCAAGATGGTCATCAGGAGACATGAGTCAACCCTTTGAGACGAGAGGAGACTTGAGCTTGTCGTCCCCATCTCCCTATCATGAAACAGACACCACCCCCATGTCCCCTGTTCCCCCTGCACCTGTCTACACAGTGGTAGAGCGTGTTGACATGCAGAACAGCCTTTTACTGACACCAAATTCAGCACCAGCCCCCCAGCTGATAATCCCAAAGACCATGCCGTCACCAGACGGCTACCTGACCCCTGACCTTTTGGGAAGCGTCACACCATAA
- the ghrb gene encoding growth hormone receptor b isoform X2: protein MLDTMAATLTLLFLFLHIFSSSALESAPQQVLPQRPPHLTGCFSANMETFRCRWNVGTFQNVSERGDLRLLYINKKPSHPSLKEWSECPHYSTDRPNECFFNENHTSIWTHYSVQLRSKDEAIQYDEKFFQIEDIVQPDPPESLNWTLLNVSLTGSYYDIMVSWKPPQSADVKMGWMTLQYEVHYRDVSSDLWEVIEPVKGTHCSVYGLQTNVNHEVRVRCKMHAGKEFGEFSDSVFVHMPSKVSRFPVVALLIFGALCLVAILMLVVILQQEKLMFILLPPVPGPKIRGIDPELLKKGKLRELTSILGGPADLRPELYNNDPWVEFIDLDIEEQNDRLTDLDTDCLMQPSLCSSSTPLNIGFRDDDSGRASCCDPDLPSDPEASPFHPLIPNQTFSMDELHPDISEPSSPSQSPTTGELPFGTTGSEAMYTLVSEVRSSGKVLLSPEETSEAEETTCKDTGKDTKAKKEKEKKEFQLIVVNHDHGGYTSELNAGQTSPRWSSGDMSQPFETRGDLSLSSPSPYHETDTTPMSPVPPAPVYTVVERVDMQNSLLLTPNSAPAPQLIIPKTMPSPDGYLTPDLLGSVTP, encoded by the exons CTCGACACCATGGCTGCCACTCTCACTCTGCTCTTCCTTTTCCTTCACATCTTCTCCTCTTCAGCGCTGGAATCAGCCCCCCAGCAAG TGCTCCCACAGAGACCTCCACACCTCACTGGCTGCTTCTCTGCCAACATGGAGACTTTCCGCTGCAGATGGAATGTCGGGACGTTTCAAAACGTCTCTGAGCGAGGAGATCTACGCTTACTCTACATCAACAAAAA ACCCTCCCACCCGTCTCTTAAAGAGTGGAGCGAATGTCCTCATTACAGCACCGACAGGCCGAACGAGTGCTTCTTCAATGAGAACCACACATCCATCTGGACGCACTACAGTGTCCAGCTCCGCTCCAAGGATGAAGCCATCCAGTATGATGAGAAATTCTTCCAGATTGAAGACATCG TGCAACCAGATCCTCCAGAGAGCCTGAACTGGACCCTGCTGAATGTGAGTTTGACCGGCTCTTACTATGACATCATGGTGAGCTGGAAGCCGCCTCAGTCTGCAGATGTGAAGATGGGTTGGATGACCCTGCAGTACGAGGTCCATTATCGTGATGTCAGCTCCGACCTGTGGGAAGTG ATTGAGCCTGTGAAAGGCACACATTGCTCCGTCTACGGGCTTCAAACAAACGTCAACCATGAGGTTCGAGTTCGGTGCAAAATGCACGCAGGGAAAGAGTTTGGAGAATTTAGTGACTCTGTGTTCGTCCACATGCCATCTAAAG TGTCTAGATTCCCTGTGGTGGCCCTGCTCATCTTTGGAGCCTTGTGTTTAGTTGCAATCCTGATGTTGGTGGTCATTTTACAGCAGGAAAA GTTGATGTTTATTCTCTTGCCTCCCGTTCCTGGACCTAAAATAAGAGGAATTGACCCCGAGCTACTAAAG AAAGGGAAGCTGAGGGAGTTGACATCCATCCTGGGCGGACCCGCTGATCTGAGGCCTGAGTTGTACAACAACGACCCGTGGGTGGAATTCATCGATCTGGACATCGAGGAACAGAACGACAGACTGACAGACCTGGACACGGACTGTCTCATGCAACCCTCCCTGTGCTCAAGCAGCACTCCCCTCAACATCGGTTTTAGAGACGACGACTCGGGCCGAGCCAGCTGCTGCGACCCGGATCTCCCAAGCGACCCTGAAGCATCACCTTTTCACCCTCTCATCCCAAATCAAACTTTTAGCATGGATGAGTTACATCCTGACATCTCTGAGCCAAGCTCTCCGTCCCAGAGCCCCACCACTGGGGAGCTTCCTTTTGGAACAACAGGCAGCGAAGCGATGTACACTCTGGTGAGTGAGGTGAGGTCGTCTGGCAAGGTGCTGCTGTCACCTGAGGAAACAAGTGAGGCAGAGGAAACCACTTGTAAAGACACAGGGAAAGACACCAAGgccaagaaagagaaagaaaagaaagagtttCAGCTCATCGTGGTGAATCATGATCATGGGGGTTACACTTCAGAACTCAATGCAGGCCAAACTAGCCCAAGATGGTCATCAGGAGACATGAGTCAACCCTTTGAGACGAGAGGAGACTTGAGCTTGTCGTCCCCATCTCCCTATCATGAAACAGACACCACCCCCATGTCCCCTGTTCCCCCTGCACCTGTCTACACAGTGGTAGAGCGTGTTGACATGCAGAACAGCCTTTTACTGACACCAAATTCAGCACCAGCCCCCCAGCTGATAATCCCAAAGACCATGCCGTCACCAGACGGCTACCTGACCCCTGACCTTTTGGGAAGCGTCACACCATAA
- the LOC132992523 gene encoding coiled-coil domain-containing protein 152-like: protein MTKENRVNLDTFLLAFTQLEQGIAEVNNKNNALEIMLEDANRLLKFNMAKEKSLIEERDSLLVSVNRLQQTLQEQINLRVENDSLKIHMMELEQQNKRTAQDGEAEVQRLVGEMRAEAEKHQRELETLRQQCRSEVEDAHRQAFNQMEAKDAELKNLLERKDLDLEEMKKKLKEQEREKQSELLKLQMEFGAKLARVQSTAQLSQQQQQQQHSSSLLPQSVFKRKLQFFQEEKNREIEVLRHRIKELEESQRVVGHNINPLKRRKFV, encoded by the exons ATGACAAAGGAAAACCGTGTGAAtcttgacacatttttgttGGCTTTTACTCAACTGGAACAG ggAATCGCAGAAgttaataacaaaaacaatgctttGGAGATCATGCTGGAGGATGCCAACAGACTCCTGAAATTCAACATGGCCAAGGAGAAAAGTCTGATTGAGG AGCGAGACAGTCTTCTGGTCTCGGTGAACAGACTGCAGCAGACTCTGCAGGAGCAGATCAACCTCAGAG TGGAGAATGACAGCCTGAAGATTCATATGATGGAACTAGAACAACAGAATAAGAGAACAGCACAG GATGGAGAGGCTGAGGTTCAGCGGTTGGTTGGTGAAATGAGAGCAGAAGCAGAGAAACACCAGAGGGAGCTAGAGACTTTGAGACAGCAGTGCAGGAGCGAGGTGGAGGATGCCCACAGGCAGGCTTTCAATCAGA TGGAAGCTAAAGATGCTGAGCTGAAGAATCTGCTGGAGAGGAAAGAtctggatctggaggaaatgaagaagaagctgaaggagcaggagagagagaagcagagcgAGCTCCTCAAGTTACAGATGGAG TTTGGTGCCAAGTTAGCCAGAGTTCAGAGTACAGCTCAGTTGAgccaacagcaacagcagcaacaacacagcTCCAGCCTCCTTCCCCAGAGTGTCTTCAAGAGG aaGCTGCAGTTCTTCCAGGAGGAGAAGAACAGAGAGATTGAGGTCTTGCGTCACAGAATCAAAGAACTGGAAGAGAGCCAGCGTGTCGTAGGCCACAACATTAACCCTCTAAAGAGGCGAAAGTTTGTTTAG
- the nim1kb gene encoding serine/threonine-protein kinase NIM1, giving the protein MPGSQYRVPSAKIHHSQYSLTDSSEIGPEDEDADGELRLTPLQKLTTALCKDEKTIKELIIGRRVGFYKVRGEIGSGTFSRVKMAFNALTKDKVAIKILDKTRLDHQAQRLLSREISSMESLQHPNVVRLYEVVDTPSRLFLVLEYAGGGDLHNRICSEGKLSDNTCKITFAQILSAIKYMHNLNIIHRDLKAENVLFTCSGCVKVADFGFSTQVPNRNDTLDTFCGSPPYAAPELFKDEYYVGPPVDVWAMGVLLFFMVTGSMPFRAETMGKLRRSIIDGAYTVPPWVPGPCQRLIKGILKPAPAERCAIDQMLGCDWLLPVEFPWSLVPPEPVSPLQSLLDLDRGDLEEEVEEEVRVLLEELGFTSEHLRNNPLKESRSPVTGVYRILLHRAQKRRGYDTPPVVRGMVRDPKREGLRAYRGLRHTSKLCVLS; this is encoded by the exons ATGCCAGGAAGCCAGTACCGAGTGCCCAGTGCCAAAATCCACCACAGCCAGTACAGTCTGACGGACAGCTCTGAGATCGGCCCCGAGGACGAGGATGCTGACGGTGAGCTGCGCCTCACCCCCCTGCAGAAGCTCACCACCGCCCTGTGCAAGGATGAGAAGACCATCAAGGAGCTCATCATAGGCCGCAGGGTGGGCTTCTACAAGGTCCGAGGGGAGATCGGCAGTGGGACCTTCTCCCGGGTCAAAATGGCTTTCAATGCTCTGACTAAAG ACAAAGTGGCTATAAAGATCCTGGACAAGACCAGGTTGGACCATCAGGCCCAGCGTCTGCTCTCCAGGGAGATCAGCAGCATGGAGTCCCTCCAGCACCCCAACGTGGTGCGTTTGTACGAGGTGGTGGACACGCCGAGCCGCCTCTTCCTGGTGCTGGAGTacgcaggaggaggagacctcCACAACAGGATCTGCAGCGAGGGTAAACTGTCTGACAACACCTGCAAGATCACCTTCGCCCAGATCCTGTCTGCCATCAAATATATG CACAATCTCAACATCATTCATCGAGACCTGAAGGCGGAGAACGTTCTGTTCACCTGCAGCGGCTGTGTGAAGGTGGCCGACTTTGGATTCAGCACGCAAGTTCCGAACCGCAACGACACCCTTGACACCTTCTGTGGCTCTCCCCCGTACGCTGCCCCAGAGCTCTTCAAGGACGAGTACTACGTGGGCCCCCCAGTGGACGTGTGGGCCATGGGGGTCCTGCTGTTCTTCATGGTGACTGGCTCTATGCCGTTCCGTGCTGAGACTATGGGGAAGCTCCGGCGCTCCATCATCGATGGCGCCTACACTGTGCCCCCCTGGGTGCCCGGCCCCTGCCAGAGGCTCATCAAGGGCATCTTGAAACCAGCCCCCGCTGAGCGCTGCGCCATTGACCAGATGCtgggctgtgattggctcttACCTGTGGAGTTTCCCTGGTCGTTGGTGCCTCCCGAGCCGGTGAGCCCTCTGCAGAGCTTGCTGGACTTGGATCGTGGGgatctggaggaggaggtggaggaggaggtcaggGTCCTGCTTGAGGAGCTGGGCTTCACCTCAGAGCACCTGAGGAACAATCCACTCAAAGAGAGCCGCAGCCCTGTCACCGGGGTGTACCGAATCCTGTTGCACCGGGCCCAGAAGAGGAGGGGCTATGACACTCCCCCAGTGGTCCGAGGGATGGTGAGGGACCCCAAGAGGGAGGGGCTCCGGGCCTACAGGGGCCTCAGACACACCTCCAAATTATGTGTGCTTTCATAA
- the gadd45gb.1 gene encoding growth arrest and DNA-damage-inducible, gamma b, tandem duplicate 1, which translates to MTLEEVLIQKPTERAQCTGQALEEVLVSAKDNDSLTVGVYECAKVMNLDPDSVSFCVLAVDEEFECDIALQIHFTLIQSFCFDNDISIVRVSDVQRLAEIVGDKAEQLEDAHCVLITNPAEGSWQDPALEKLHLFCEESRRLNDWVPEISLPER; encoded by the exons ATGACTCTTGAGGAAGTTCTGATCCAGAAACCCACCGAGCGTGCCCAGTGCACCGGCCAAGCCCTGGAGGAGGTCCTGGTGTCCGCTAAGGACAACGACTCCCTCACCGTGGGCGTCTACGAGTGCGCTAAAGTTATGAATCT TGACCCGGACAGCGTGTCTTTCTGCGTCCTGGCCGTGGATGAGGAGTTTGAGTGTGACATCGCTCTGCAGATCCACTTCACCCTCATCCAGTCCTTCTGCTTTGACAATGACATCAGCATCGTCAGAGTGAGCGACGTGCAGCGTCTGGCTGAGATTGTTGGCGACAAGGCCGAGCAGCTTGAAGATGCTCACTGTGTCCTCATCACG AACCCAGCTGAAGGGTCTTGGCAGGACCCCGCTCTGGAGAAGCTGCACCTGTTCTGTGAGGAGAGTCGTCGTCTGAACGACTGGGTTCCTGAGATCAGCCTCCCCGAGCGTTGA